One Prochlorococcus marinus XMU1411 genomic window carries:
- a CDS encoding diflavin flavoprotein, translating to MSVINTSLISQNQNLLEFEITENITCIRFLDQNKERFELEFNLEKGTSFNTFLIRSKDDLFIIHPPEKQNLDAFNKKICDLFNQFKFQKINIISGHINPQVIETIKNISARFQNLTITCSNPGFKLINELWNQKNPNLKNNIDIQLPKINIIKKELKLELDNILLELIPIPTARWPGGLIVYERNQEILISEKFFSAHIAAEYWSETNRVSTEIDRKHFYDCLMAPMSNQVVTITEKIAEYEIKTIAPLHGPAIEYSLKSFLNDYIRWGENLSTNNPRIALIYASAYGNTASIGDALAKGINRTSVEVQSINCEFTPNDVLIKSIQNADGYLIGSPTLGGHAPTPIVSALGTLLSEGNRDKPVGIFGSFGWSGEAIDLLESKLKDGGFKFSFDPIRIKFSPDKPKIKELEEIGTHFGRKIIKQTKIKTRKTDTGMISSKTDPKLQALGRIIGSLCVLTASKGKNENNIKGAMLASWVSQASFSPPGLSIAVAKDRSVESLLQIGDLFALNILSEKDYKEPLKRFTKPFAPGEDRFKGLDIELTPNEQIIIPESLAWLDASVKERMECGDHWVIYAEVLHGNILKSDILTAVHHRKTGANY from the coding sequence ATGTCAGTTATTAATACAAGCTTAATCTCTCAAAATCAAAACTTATTAGAATTTGAAATTACTGAAAATATTACTTGTATCAGATTTTTAGATCAAAATAAAGAAAGATTTGAGCTTGAATTTAATCTTGAAAAAGGGACCTCTTTTAATACTTTTTTAATTAGAAGTAAAGATGATCTATTTATTATTCATCCACCTGAAAAACAAAATTTAGATGCATTTAACAAAAAAATATGCGATTTATTTAATCAATTTAAATTTCAAAAAATTAATATCATTTCTGGTCATATTAATCCCCAAGTAATAGAAACTATAAAAAACATCAGTGCAAGATTTCAAAACCTAACTATCACTTGCTCAAATCCTGGCTTTAAACTTATTAACGAGCTTTGGAATCAAAAGAACCCCAATTTAAAAAATAATATTGATATTCAATTACCCAAAATAAACATTATAAAAAAAGAACTGAAATTAGAATTAGATAATATTTTACTTGAATTAATTCCTATTCCAACCGCACGATGGCCAGGAGGACTAATAGTCTATGAACGGAATCAAGAAATACTTATAAGTGAAAAATTTTTCTCTGCGCACATTGCAGCTGAATATTGGTCTGAGACAAATCGAGTTAGTACAGAAATTGATCGGAAACACTTTTATGATTGTCTAATGGCACCCATGTCCAACCAAGTGGTAACAATCACTGAAAAAATTGCTGAATATGAAATAAAAACTATTGCACCATTACATGGACCCGCTATTGAATATAGCTTAAAAAGCTTTCTTAATGACTACATCAGATGGGGTGAAAATCTCTCAACTAACAATCCTAGAATCGCTTTGATTTATGCAAGTGCATATGGGAATACAGCCTCTATAGGAGATGCATTGGCTAAAGGAATAAATAGAACTTCGGTTGAAGTTCAAAGTATTAATTGTGAGTTTACACCTAATGATGTTCTAATAAAATCTATACAAAATGCGGATGGATATTTAATCGGTTCGCCCACACTCGGAGGTCATGCTCCAACTCCTATAGTCAGCGCCCTAGGAACATTATTATCAGAGGGTAACAGAGATAAACCTGTTGGGATTTTTGGTAGCTTTGGCTGGAGCGGTGAAGCAATAGATCTACTTGAATCAAAATTAAAAGACGGTGGTTTTAAGTTTAGTTTTGATCCCATAAGAATTAAATTTAGCCCAGACAAACCAAAGATTAAAGAATTAGAAGAGATAGGAACTCATTTTGGGAGAAAAATTATAAAGCAAACAAAGATAAAAACTAGAAAAACAGATACGGGAATGATTTCTAGCAAAACAGATCCAAAATTGCAAGCTCTTGGAAGAATAATTGGTTCACTTTGTGTGCTAACTGCCTCTAAAGGAAAAAATGAGAATAATATAAAAGGCGCTATGCTTGCATCTTGGGTTAGTCAAGCAAGTTTTTCTCCACCAGGGTTAAGTATTGCGGTAGCAAAAGATAGATCGGTAGAATCTCTTCTTCAAATTGGAGATTTATTTGCTTTAAATATTTTAAGTGAAAAAGATTACAAAGAGCCTTTGAAAAGATTCACAAAACCATTTGCACCAGGAGAAGACAGATTTAAAGGTTTAGATATTGAATTGACTCCTAATGAACAGATAATTATTCCAGAATCTTTAGCATGGTTAGATGCTTCAGTGAAAGAAAGAATGGAATGTGGAGATCATTGGGTAATATACGCTGAAGTACTACACGGTAATATACTAAAGTCCGATATTCTAACAGCTGTGCATCATCGCAAAACGGGTGCAAACTATTAA
- a CDS encoding NAD(P)H-dependent oxidoreductase, with protein sequence MNQSKDLIIISASCGKNLELSEKFLEKSHELKISSEILDLTTLDIPLFNPRIHTKDNIPDVIVSIKKKLFSTEKWVICAPEYNGSIPPILSNFIAWLSISGDDFRNLFNGQPIAIATFSGGIGLELLTSLRIQLVHLGSQVLGRQLLSSYSKPVDTKSIEDIIKRLLQMKKINI encoded by the coding sequence ATGAATCAATCAAAAGATCTAATAATAATTTCGGCTAGTTGTGGAAAAAATCTAGAACTTTCCGAGAAGTTTCTTGAAAAAAGTCATGAACTCAAAATAAGTTCAGAAATATTAGATCTTACCACTCTTGATATTCCACTATTTAATCCACGAATTCACACTAAAGATAATATTCCAGATGTAATAGTTTCTATTAAAAAAAAGCTTTTCTCAACAGAAAAATGGGTTATTTGTGCTCCTGAATATAATGGATCCATCCCTCCCATTCTATCTAACTTCATAGCATGGCTTTCTATTTCGGGAGATGACTTTAGAAATTTATTTAATGGTCAACCAATTGCGATTGCAACATTTTCTGGTGGTATAGGATTAGAACTGCTTACCTCATTACGTATTCAATTAGTTCATTTAGGGAGTCAAGTATTAGGCAGACAACTTTTATCCTCATATAGCAAACCAGTAGATACTAAAAGTATTGAGGACATCATCAAAAGACTGTTACAAATGAAAAAAATAAACATATAA
- a CDS encoding PD-(D/E)XK nuclease family protein: protein MSEIIKLSRTTVEKYLNCPRCCVLDKKFKIKPPSLPFTLNIAVDNLCKNEFDYYREIQKPHPLFDKYGIDAIPFKHKNLEIWRSNFQGIRFKCIENNYDFGGAIDDIWQKKNGDLILVDVKATSRNNFDWSETFNKYEYAKAYKRQLEMYQWLFKKNGFQVANEAYLLYFNGKKNEEFFNNQLNFDVHLIRLDCSTSWVESKIIDTVNLLRSNHFPKPSINCEYCNYLKKRWQLSMT, encoded by the coding sequence ATGAGTGAGATTATTAAATTAAGTCGTACTACTGTTGAGAAATATCTTAATTGTCCAAGATGTTGTGTACTTGATAAAAAATTTAAAATAAAACCACCATCATTACCTTTTACTCTAAATATAGCTGTAGATAATTTATGTAAAAATGAATTTGACTATTATAGAGAAATACAGAAACCGCATCCTTTATTTGATAAATATGGCATTGATGCTATTCCTTTTAAACATAAAAATTTAGAAATTTGGAGAAGTAATTTTCAAGGCATTAGATTTAAATGTATCGAAAATAATTATGATTTTGGAGGAGCAATAGACGATATTTGGCAGAAAAAAAATGGTGACCTTATTCTTGTTGATGTAAAAGCGACATCTAGAAATAACTTTGATTGGTCCGAGACTTTTAATAAATACGAATATGCAAAAGCTTATAAGAGGCAATTGGAAATGTATCAGTGGCTATTTAAAAAAAATGGTTTTCAAGTCGCTAATGAAGCTTATCTTCTGTATTTTAATGGAAAAAAAAATGAAGAGTTTTTTAATAATCAACTGAATTTTGACGTACATTTAATTAGGTTAGATTGTTCTACATCATGGGTTGAGTCTAAGATAATTGACACTGTAAATTTATTACGTTCGAATCATTTCCCAAAACCTTCAATAAATTGCGAATACTGCAATTATTTAAAAAAGCGTTGGCAATTATCAATGACTTAA
- a CDS encoding diflavin flavoprotein, with protein sequence MLASAQTSNSKLAQINNKLTIQSQNFADDSCAIRSLDWDRSRFDIEFGLRNGTTYNSFIIKGEKLAIIDTSHAKFEELWFEELLKKVNPQEIDYLITSHTEPDHSGLIGNLLKLNKDITIVGSKLALKFIEDQIHIPFNRLEVKSGEFLNLGTNPNSGLEHNIEFISAPNLHWPDTIFSYDHSTHVLYTCDAFGLHYCSDEFYDTDQKEIYDDFRFYYDCLMGPNARSVIQAIKRIDKLPELKTIAVGHGPLLHNQVNFWKGKYLEWSSNKSKGNEFVAVCYISDYGYCDRLSQAISHGISKADAQVQLIDLRSSDPQELTGLISESKAVVIPTWPVDSDNELKESLGTLFAALKPKQFTAVYDAFGGNDEPIDSLASKLRELGQKEAFSPLRVKNIPDPIVYQQFEEAGTDLGQLINKKKNIASMKSVDSNLDKALGRLSGGLYVVTASQGEGSTFRQSAMVASWVSQASFSPPGITVAVAKDRAIESYMQVGKGFVVNVLREDNYQKMFRHFLKRFAPGADRFADIDVINNIAEGGPVLSDSLAFLDCRVNSRLETPDHWIIYGIVENGNVSDLSCKTAVHHRKVANHY encoded by the coding sequence ATGCTAGCCTCTGCCCAGACAAGTAATTCTAAATTGGCACAAATAAATAATAAGTTGACAATTCAATCTCAAAACTTTGCTGATGATTCATGTGCCATAAGATCTTTGGATTGGGATCGCAGTAGATTTGATATTGAATTTGGATTAAGAAATGGAACTACTTACAATAGTTTCATTATTAAAGGTGAAAAACTAGCAATTATTGATACTAGTCACGCAAAGTTCGAAGAATTATGGTTTGAAGAATTACTTAAAAAAGTAAATCCACAAGAAATTGATTATCTAATTACAAGCCATACAGAACCTGATCATTCTGGTTTAATAGGTAATCTTTTGAAATTAAACAAAGATATCACAATAGTAGGATCAAAATTAGCCCTTAAATTCATTGAAGACCAAATACATATTCCCTTTAATCGTCTAGAAGTCAAAAGTGGAGAGTTTTTAAATCTGGGGACCAATCCTAATAGCGGTTTAGAACATAATATTGAATTTATAAGCGCACCAAATTTACATTGGCCAGATACAATTTTTTCATATGACCACAGCACTCATGTTCTCTATACATGCGATGCATTTGGACTCCACTATTGTTCTGATGAATTTTATGACACTGACCAAAAAGAAATTTATGATGATTTTCGTTTTTATTACGATTGTCTAATGGGTCCAAACGCTAGAAGCGTTATTCAGGCAATTAAAAGAATAGATAAGCTACCTGAATTAAAAACAATAGCCGTAGGTCATGGACCTTTACTTCATAATCAAGTCAATTTTTGGAAAGGAAAATATCTAGAATGGAGCAGTAATAAAAGTAAGGGAAACGAATTTGTAGCTGTTTGCTACATAAGTGACTATGGATATTGTGATCGACTAAGCCAGGCTATTTCTCATGGAATAAGTAAGGCAGATGCACAAGTACAATTAATTGATTTAAGATCTTCTGATCCTCAGGAATTAACAGGTTTAATTTCTGAATCAAAAGCAGTGGTAATTCCCACATGGCCAGTTGATTCAGATAATGAATTAAAAGAATCTCTTGGCACTTTGTTTGCCGCATTGAAGCCTAAACAATTTACTGCTGTTTATGATGCATTCGGAGGAAATGATGAGCCAATAGATTCTTTAGCAAGTAAATTAAGAGAACTGGGCCAGAAAGAAGCCTTTTCGCCTCTAAGGGTTAAAAATATTCCAGATCCAATTGTTTATCAACAATTCGAAGAGGCAGGTACTGACTTGGGTCAATTGATCAATAAAAAGAAAAATATTGCCTCAATGAAAAGCGTCGATTCAAATTTAGATAAAGCTTTAGGTAGATTAAGTGGAGGATTATATGTAGTTACAGCTAGCCAGGGAGAAGGTTCCACGTTTCGACAAAGTGCAATGGTCGCCAGTTGGGTTAGTCAAGCAAGTTTTTCTCCACCAGGTATTACGGTAGCAGTAGCAAAAGATAGAGCCATTGAATCTTATATGCAAGTTGGGAAAGGTTTTGTTGTGAATGTTTTACGAGAAGATAACTACCAAAAAATGTTTAGGCACTTTTTAAAGAGGTTTGCGCCTGGAGCCGATAGATTTGCTGATATAGATGTAATAAATAACATTGCAGAAGGAGGACCAGTTCTTTCAGATTCTCTTGCATTTTTAGATTGTCGAGTCAACTCCCGATTAGAAACTCCAGATCACTGGATAATTTACGGTATTGTTGAAAATGGAAACGTTTCAGACCTATCTTGTAAAACGGCAGTTCATCACAGGAAAGTTGCAAATCATTATTAA
- a CDS encoding 2OG-Fe(II) oxygenase, with product MDRQEISELIKKRLNEIGINFLTKKYEQSGSINHLIIDNLLPNEIASKLHFDFPEEKELNHLNGPSENKYVGVNFSDRQKLVQECLYSFQEESIIKIIGQITNIKDLIGDPELYAGGISSMSKGCYLNPHIDNSHDRNLKNFRRLNLLYYVNQDWIPKKDGGELVLYPDGIKNKEEIIKCKFNRLLIMRTDNKSIHGVKKILSKTKRRKCISNYYFSINSPSGKKYYHSTTFRGFKKELFKGTYLQLNSYIRTSVKKFIFTISGKSISTNYHKKSD from the coding sequence TTGGATAGGCAAGAAATTTCTGAACTGATAAAAAAAAGACTTAATGAAATAGGAATAAATTTTTTAACAAAAAAATATGAACAATCAGGTTCAATAAACCATCTAATAATCGATAACTTATTACCAAACGAAATCGCATCGAAATTACATTTTGACTTTCCAGAAGAGAAAGAACTGAATCATTTAAATGGGCCATCAGAGAATAAATATGTCGGTGTAAATTTTTCTGATAGACAAAAATTAGTCCAAGAATGCTTATATTCATTTCAAGAAGAAAGCATAATAAAAATAATTGGTCAAATTACAAATATTAAAGATTTAATAGGTGATCCAGAACTTTATGCAGGAGGGATATCAAGCATGAGCAAAGGATGTTACCTTAACCCTCATATTGACAATTCTCATGATAGAAATTTAAAAAACTTCAGAAGATTAAATCTACTTTATTACGTCAATCAAGACTGGATTCCGAAAAAAGATGGAGGTGAATTAGTCCTTTATCCTGATGGGATTAAAAATAAAGAAGAGATAATAAAGTGCAAGTTTAATAGATTGCTCATAATGAGAACTGATAATAAATCAATACATGGAGTCAAAAAAATCCTGTCGAAAACAAAAAGAAGAAAATGTATAAGTAATTATTACTTTTCAATAAATTCTCCATCAGGTAAAAAATATTATCACTCAACAACTTTTCGTGGATTCAAGAAAGAATTATTTAAAGGAACTTATCTGCAATTAAATTCATATATTAGAACATCCGTAAAGAAGTTCATATTCACAATATCTGGAAAATCTATTTCAACTAATTACCATAAAAAAAGTGATTAA
- the alaS gene encoding alanine--tRNA ligase — protein sequence MTSQLIKKIVTGDEIRNAFLKFYSEKLHKIIPSASLIPDDPTVMLTIAGMLPFKPVFLGLKERPSKRATSSQKCIRTNDIENVGVTARHHTFFEMLGNFSFGDYFKREAIQWAWELVTNIYQLSPENIIVSVFHEDGESAEIWRDEIGIHPDRIVKLGEKDNFWSSGKTGPCGPCSELYYDFYPEKGLQNIDLEDGDRFIEFYNLVFMQYNRDPNGKLTDLKFKNIDTGMGLERMAQILQKKQNNYETDLIFPIIQKTCEIANIDYFSSNDKNKISLKIIGDHTRAVIHLISDGVAASNLGRGYILRRLIRRMVRHGRLLGITNEFLPHIATVGINLMKKNYPDLKNNNNLILNEIKIEEVRFRETLERGEKLLDELISSGQKLISGFKAFELYDTYGFPLELTVEIAEENSISVDVKGFEEEMNAQKERAKAASSNIDLTLEGSLEREIDLFNKTVFHGYDSLLSEAAVKGIFLDSTLVKQASEGQKVLIVLDQTTFYGESGGQVGDIGTIFSKDVEVLVENVIRKKNVFLHYGTIKKGILTIGQKVKTNVKSSNRAKAAANHTATHLLQSALKLIVDESVGQKGSLVAFNKLRFDFNSSKPISKDQISKIESLVNYWIMENHILEIKNMSKSDALEKGAVAMFGEKYDDEVRVVNVPGVSMELCGGTHVKTTSELGSFKIISEEGISAGVRRIEALSGQSAFDYFSDRNALVNQLSDLLKANPNQLFERVNNLQAELINKNKEIQKMKDEIAYFKYSSMKSSAEIINSFSILVNQIDGLDGNSLQSAALNLTSHLGKKALVILGGIPNPENRKLLFAVSLGDDAVKLGLHAGKLINEIARICSGGGGGKPNFAQAGAKDIDKLSVALDYAKNHLQKTLESYSDK from the coding sequence ATGACATCTCAACTAATTAAAAAAATAGTTACTGGAGATGAGATAAGAAATGCTTTTTTAAAATTTTACAGTGAAAAATTACATAAAATCATTCCAAGCGCATCTTTAATTCCAGATGATCCTACCGTTATGCTCACAATTGCTGGGATGCTACCTTTTAAACCAGTTTTTTTAGGTTTAAAAGAAAGACCATCAAAAAGGGCTACATCTAGCCAAAAGTGCATTAGAACAAACGATATTGAAAACGTTGGAGTTACAGCTAGACACCATACTTTTTTTGAAATGCTTGGGAATTTCTCTTTTGGAGATTATTTTAAACGAGAGGCTATTCAGTGGGCTTGGGAATTAGTTACTAATATTTATCAACTTTCCCCTGAAAATATAATTGTGAGTGTCTTTCATGAAGATGGAGAGTCTGCAGAAATTTGGAGAGATGAAATTGGTATTCATCCAGATAGAATAGTGAAACTAGGTGAGAAAGATAATTTTTGGTCCTCTGGAAAGACAGGTCCATGTGGACCTTGTTCAGAACTTTATTATGATTTTTATCCCGAAAAAGGTCTGCAGAATATTGATTTAGAAGATGGAGATCGTTTTATTGAATTTTATAATCTTGTTTTTATGCAATATAATCGCGATCCTAATGGAAAATTGACAGATTTAAAATTTAAAAATATTGATACAGGAATGGGCCTTGAGAGGATGGCTCAAATATTGCAAAAAAAGCAAAATAATTATGAGACAGATTTAATTTTTCCTATCATTCAAAAAACTTGTGAGATTGCAAATATTGATTATTTTTCTTCAAATGATAAAAACAAAATTTCTTTAAAAATTATTGGAGATCATACAAGAGCTGTTATTCATCTAATTTCTGATGGAGTAGCAGCAAGTAATCTCGGCAGGGGTTATATATTGAGAAGGCTTATTAGAAGAATGGTCAGACATGGGAGATTATTGGGTATAACAAATGAATTTTTACCGCATATTGCTACTGTCGGGATCAATTTAATGAAAAAAAATTATCCTGATTTAAAAAATAATAATAATTTAATTTTGAATGAGATAAAAATTGAAGAAGTAAGGTTTAGGGAAACTCTTGAAAGGGGAGAGAAATTGTTAGATGAATTAATTTCTTCAGGTCAGAAATTAATATCTGGTTTTAAAGCTTTTGAACTTTATGATACTTATGGATTTCCTCTAGAACTTACTGTTGAAATTGCTGAGGAAAATAGTATCAGTGTAGATGTAAAGGGTTTTGAAGAAGAAATGAATGCACAAAAAGAGAGAGCGAAAGCTGCTTCTAGTAATATTGATTTGACATTAGAGGGATCATTAGAACGAGAAATAGATCTTTTTAACAAAACTGTTTTTCATGGTTATGATTCACTTCTTTCGGAAGCAGCAGTAAAGGGTATATTCTTGGATTCAACATTAGTTAAGCAAGCAAGTGAAGGTCAGAAAGTTTTAATTGTTCTTGATCAGACAACTTTTTATGGAGAATCTGGCGGTCAAGTTGGTGATATTGGAACGATATTTTCAAAAGATGTAGAGGTCTTAGTTGAAAATGTAATTCGAAAGAAAAATGTTTTTTTACATTATGGAACTATTAAAAAAGGAATATTAACTATTGGACAAAAAGTTAAGACTAATGTTAAATCCTCTAATAGAGCTAAGGCTGCTGCAAATCATACAGCGACCCATTTATTGCAATCTGCTCTCAAATTAATTGTTGATGAAAGTGTTGGACAAAAAGGTTCATTGGTAGCCTTTAATAAATTAAGATTTGACTTTAATTCTTCTAAGCCTATATCTAAAGATCAAATTTCTAAGATTGAGAGTCTAGTAAACTATTGGATTATGGAAAATCATATCCTAGAAATAAAAAATATGTCTAAGAGTGACGCCCTTGAAAAGGGTGCAGTGGCCATGTTTGGAGAAAAATATGATGATGAAGTGCGCGTTGTTAATGTGCCAGGAGTTTCAATGGAACTTTGTGGTGGCACACATGTTAAAACTACATCTGAATTAGGTTCTTTCAAAATAATCAGTGAGGAAGGAATCTCAGCCGGAGTAAGAAGAATCGAAGCATTATCTGGTCAATCAGCATTCGACTATTTCAGTGATAGAAATGCTTTAGTTAATCAACTAAGTGATTTGTTAAAAGCAAATCCTAATCAACTTTTTGAAAGAGTTAATAATTTGCAAGCAGAACTTATCAATAAGAATAAAGAGATACAAAAAATGAAAGATGAAATTGCATATTTTAAATACTCTTCTATGAAATCATCCGCAGAAATAATAAATTCTTTTTCAATTTTAGTAAATCAGATTGATGGCTTAGATGGAAATTCTTTGCAATCTGCAGCCCTTAATTTAACTTCTCATTTAGGAAAGAAAGCATTAGTGATTCTTGGGGGAATACCAAATCCAGAAAATAGAAAGTTGTTATTTGCAGTTTCTTTAGGTGATGATGCGGTAAAATTAGGATTGCATGCAGGTAAATTAATTAACGAGATTGCAAGAATTTGTTCGGGAGGCGGAGGAGGTAAGCCTAACTTTGCTCAAGCAGGTGCTAAAGATATTGATAAGTTAAGTGTTGCTTTAGATTATGCTAAAAATCATTTGCAAAAAACATTGGAAAGTTATTCTGATAAATAA
- the mrdA gene encoding penicillin-binding protein 2, with protein MIKSNSNKKLISFKRQPLVLLILSSFTFFLILLRLIFLQLLNYESFKKMSDENRIRLIASPPIRGRILDKSGNVLADSRIQYSLIIKPQSLDVSNWQKHKLILSELLNIDRDFIQKKYLDGLRNKKLSVNIIEDLNIDQLIKYKENENIVSSFEIATKLIRNYPYKSVAAHVIGYTQPINKSEYKFLSNKGYKLNDLIGRTGIEYVYEDLIRGEWGGEMIEVNSLGNFQKSLGTKPSLQGNDIKLTIDINLQLVAEEVLKDKKAGAIIVMDPRDGAIRAMASKPTFDLNFFSKDFKPQAEYDKIFNSPEKPLFNRALNAYDPGSVWKIVTALAGLESGKFPIDTMLDTKPCITYGNQCFREHNDLGFGVIGYEDALRVSSNTFFYQIGYGVGVDEIYEVSRKLGFNALSGIEISEQENIGLVASSEWAKQGRGWGEPGRTPWLPEDIASMSIGQFVVQVTPIQIAKAYAAIANGGYLVTPHLVEKDEEYLSDKKQIKIEIDSNNIQLIRSGLRKVVESGTGVSINYGVSNLPPVSGKTGTAEDGEGGSDHAWFVCFTPSQKSELLIVAFAQNTPGGGSVHALPMARKILKVWNEKE; from the coding sequence TTGATAAAAAGTAATTCTAATAAAAAACTTATTTCATTCAAGAGACAACCTTTAGTCTTACTTATTCTTTCTTCTTTTACTTTCTTCTTGATTTTATTAAGGTTAATTTTTTTACAACTATTAAATTATGAATCCTTTAAGAAAATGTCAGATGAGAATAGGATTAGATTAATTGCATCACCACCAATACGTGGAAGAATACTTGATAAAAGTGGTAATGTCTTAGCAGATAGTAGAATTCAATACTCTTTAATAATAAAGCCTCAATCTTTAGACGTAAGCAATTGGCAAAAACATAAATTAATTCTTTCTGAATTATTAAATATTGATAGAGATTTCATTCAAAAAAAATATTTAGATGGTTTACGAAATAAGAAACTTTCAGTAAATATAATTGAGGATTTAAATATTGATCAATTAATAAAATATAAAGAAAACGAAAATATTGTATCAAGTTTTGAAATTGCGACGAAATTAATTAGAAATTACCCTTATAAATCTGTTGCTGCTCACGTAATTGGCTATACTCAGCCAATAAATAAGTCAGAATATAAATTTTTATCTAATAAGGGTTATAAATTAAATGATCTAATTGGGAGAACTGGAATTGAATATGTTTATGAAGACTTAATAAGAGGTGAATGGGGCGGAGAGATGATTGAAGTAAATTCTTTAGGTAACTTTCAGAAATCTTTAGGAACAAAACCCTCATTACAAGGAAATGATATTAAATTGACAATTGACATAAACCTGCAATTAGTTGCTGAGGAAGTTCTTAAAGATAAAAAAGCTGGAGCGATAATAGTAATGGACCCAAGGGATGGTGCGATAAGAGCAATGGCAAGTAAGCCTACTTTTGATTTAAATTTTTTCTCAAAAGATTTTAAGCCTCAAGCAGAATACGATAAGATATTTAATTCCCCTGAAAAACCTCTTTTTAATAGAGCTTTAAATGCTTATGATCCAGGAAGTGTTTGGAAAATTGTAACGGCCTTAGCTGGCTTGGAAAGTGGGAAATTTCCGATTGATACTATGCTAGATACAAAACCATGTATAACTTATGGAAATCAATGTTTTAGAGAGCACAATGATTTAGGTTTTGGAGTTATAGGTTATGAAGATGCTTTAAGAGTTTCTAGTAATACATTCTTTTATCAAATTGGATATGGAGTAGGAGTCGATGAAATTTATGAGGTATCAAGAAAGCTTGGTTTTAATGCTTTATCTGGGATTGAAATTTCAGAACAAGAAAATATAGGATTAGTCGCTAGTAGTGAATGGGCTAAACAAGGTCGAGGATGGGGTGAACCAGGAAGAACTCCTTGGCTTCCAGAAGATATTGCGAGTATGTCGATTGGACAATTTGTCGTTCAAGTTACTCCTATTCAAATAGCGAAAGCATATGCTGCAATTGCTAATGGAGGCTATCTAGTTACTCCTCATTTAGTTGAAAAAGATGAAGAATATCTTTCAGATAAAAAACAAATTAAAATTGAAATTGATTCGAATAATATTCAGCTGATAAGAAGTGGTCTGAGGAAAGTAGTAGAGTCTGGTACAGGAGTATCAATTAATTATGGAGTTTCAAATTTACCTCCAGTTTCAGGCAAAACTGGAACAGCTGAAGATGGTGAAGGCGGCTCTGATCATGCTTGGTTTGTTTGCTTTACTCCTTCTCAAAAGAGTGAATTGTTGATAGTTGCATTCGCACAAAATACTCCTGGTGGGGGGTCTGTTCATGCACTTCCTATGGCTAGAAAAATTTTAAAAGTTTGGAATGAAAAAGAATGA